A single region of the Nocardioides ochotonae genome encodes:
- a CDS encoding ABC transporter permease, whose protein sequence is MSSAPSAAGASRPRRTATRVRRGAMHLTSLAVLVALWWLITRLELVRPLFLPAPGAVWDAFVQANTDHPVREGSDRMVRGEQNYYLWEHLLASLRRIGVGVGAAIVVGVPLGLLMATTWVGVILEPYLNFLRSLPPLAYIGLLIVWFGIGDTSKIWLLFLAAFPPITMATISGVRGVREDMLNAARSLGASRRQVLTAVALPATLPELMTGVRVAVGFAWTTVVAAEIANGIPGIGGLAYLSGEKLNSELVIACIVVIGLAAIALDLGLKALERLLVPWRGKA, encoded by the coding sequence GTGTCCTCGGCACCGAGCGCAGCGGGCGCCTCGCGTCCCCGGCGCACCGCGACCCGCGTACGTCGCGGGGCGATGCACCTCACCTCGCTGGCCGTCCTGGTCGCGCTCTGGTGGCTCATCACCCGGCTCGAGCTGGTCCGCCCGCTCTTCCTGCCCGCGCCGGGCGCGGTGTGGGACGCCTTCGTGCAGGCCAACACCGATCACCCGGTCCGCGAGGGGTCGGACCGGATGGTGCGCGGCGAGCAGAACTACTACCTGTGGGAGCACCTGCTCGCCAGCCTGCGCCGCATCGGCGTCGGGGTGGGCGCCGCCATCGTCGTCGGCGTCCCTCTCGGCCTGCTGATGGCCACCACCTGGGTCGGCGTCATCCTCGAGCCCTACCTCAACTTCCTGCGCTCGCTGCCGCCGCTGGCCTACATCGGCCTGCTCATCGTCTGGTTCGGCATCGGCGACACCTCCAAGATCTGGCTGCTGTTCCTCGCCGCCTTCCCGCCGATCACCATGGCCACGATCAGCGGGGTGCGGGGCGTGCGCGAGGACATGCTCAACGCCGCGCGGTCCCTGGGCGCCTCCCGCCGCCAGGTGCTCACCGCGGTCGCCCTGCCCGCCACCCTCCCCGAGCTGATGACCGGTGTCCGGGTGGCGGTCGGCTTCGCGTGGACCACCGTCGTCGCGGCGGAGATCGCCAACGGCATCCCCGGCATCGGCGGCCTGGCCTACCTCTCGGGCGAGAAGCTCAACTCCGAGCTGGTCATCGCCTGCATCGTCGTGATCGGCCTGGCCGCCATCGCCCTCGACCTCGGCCTCAAGGCCCTCGAGCGACTGCTGGTCCCCTGGCGCGGCAAGGCCTAG
- a CDS encoding taurine ABC transporter substrate-binding protein: MKTPLTRSAAALGAVALSLSLAACGGDSGTSADAGTAPDTECPVEPDESVTSSARIAWQAIPNGDVVVKDLGLLEACLPNADISWVQAASGGDVITYYGAGDIDLGLMGSAPATRASSAPTMRDVDLEVIWVHDVIGDAESLIVKDPAVTDVADLEGATIATPFSSTAHYSLLQALTDAGLDPAKDVKVINLDPEKMPAAWQGDQVDAAWVWDPVQSQLLEDGGTRLISSADTAEAGRPTFDVGTVDRAWAADNEDFLTMWARVQDHAVGLIRDDPTSAADSVAVALGIDPEAAEAQFAGLGFLRAEEQASADYLGGKLARDLRTTAEFLFEQGEIDAVGPQSQYDEHVDAGPASRAGQ; encoded by the coding sequence GTGAAGACCCCACTGACCAGGAGCGCCGCGGCGCTCGGCGCGGTCGCGCTGTCGCTCTCCCTCGCCGCGTGCGGCGGCGACTCCGGGACCAGCGCGGACGCCGGCACGGCCCCCGACACCGAGTGCCCCGTCGAGCCCGACGAGTCGGTGACGTCGAGCGCCCGGATCGCCTGGCAGGCCATCCCGAACGGCGACGTCGTCGTCAAGGATCTCGGCCTGCTCGAGGCCTGCCTGCCGAACGCCGACATCTCCTGGGTGCAAGCAGCCTCCGGCGGCGACGTCATCACCTACTACGGCGCCGGCGACATCGACCTGGGCCTGATGGGCTCCGCCCCCGCGACCCGCGCCTCGTCCGCGCCGACCATGCGCGACGTCGACCTCGAGGTCATCTGGGTCCACGACGTCATCGGGGACGCCGAGTCGCTGATCGTCAAGGACCCTGCGGTCACCGACGTCGCCGACCTCGAGGGCGCCACGATCGCGACGCCGTTCAGCAGCACCGCGCACTACTCGCTGCTGCAGGCACTCACCGACGCCGGCCTCGACCCGGCCAAGGACGTCAAGGTCATCAACCTCGACCCGGAGAAGATGCCGGCCGCCTGGCAGGGCGACCAGGTCGACGCCGCCTGGGTCTGGGACCCGGTGCAGAGCCAGCTGCTCGAGGACGGCGGCACCCGGCTGATCTCGAGCGCCGACACCGCCGAGGCCGGCCGGCCGACGTTCGACGTCGGCACCGTCGACCGCGCCTGGGCGGCCGACAACGAGGACTTCCTGACCATGTGGGCGCGGGTCCAGGACCACGCCGTGGGCCTGATCCGGGACGACCCGACGAGCGCGGCGGACTCCGTCGCGGTCGCGCTCGGCATCGACCCGGAGGCCGCGGAGGCGCAGTTCGCCGGCCTCGGGTTCCTGCGTGCCGAGGAGCAGGCGTCCGCCGACTACCTCGGCGGCAAGCTCGCGCGCGACCTGCGCACCACCGCGGAGTTCCTCTTCGAGCAGGGCGAGATCGACGCCGTCGGCCCGCAGTCGCAGTACGACGAGCACGTCGACGCCGGACCCGCCTCGAGGGCCGGGCAGTGA
- a CDS encoding ABC transporter ATP-binding protein, with product MSHGRAIAFEGVRHHFDVGGVAVPALDRTDLRIEPGEFVTLAGPSGCGKTTLLRLLAGFMTPSEGLVRLGGRPVEGPSEERGVVFQQPTLFPWLSVRRNVELGPRLRGLGRAERRRTAEEHLRLVGLEDFHDHRPYELSGGMQQRCQIARVLANDPDIVLMDEPFGALDALTRERLQEELLEIWRATGKTILFITHSVDEAVFLGSRVLVMSPRPGRIVLDVPAVLRQGGARLPAAEIRAFPEYVELCERVRHAIHAPAG from the coding sequence GTGAGCCACGGCCGCGCCATCGCCTTCGAGGGCGTCCGCCACCACTTCGACGTCGGTGGCGTGGCCGTGCCCGCCCTGGACCGCACCGACCTGAGGATCGAGCCCGGTGAGTTCGTCACGCTCGCCGGCCCCTCGGGCTGCGGCAAGACCACCCTGCTGCGGCTGCTCGCGGGGTTCATGACCCCCAGCGAGGGCCTGGTGCGCCTCGGGGGCCGCCCGGTCGAGGGACCGAGCGAGGAGCGCGGCGTCGTCTTCCAGCAGCCGACGCTCTTCCCGTGGCTCTCCGTGCGCCGCAACGTCGAGCTCGGCCCGCGGCTGCGCGGCCTCGGGCGCGCCGAGCGGCGCCGTACCGCCGAGGAGCACCTGCGCCTCGTGGGCCTGGAGGACTTCCACGACCACCGCCCCTACGAGCTCTCCGGTGGCATGCAGCAGCGCTGCCAGATCGCGCGGGTGCTGGCCAACGACCCCGACATCGTGCTCATGGACGAGCCGTTCGGCGCCCTCGACGCCCTCACCCGCGAGCGCCTCCAGGAGGAGCTGCTGGAGATCTGGCGGGCCACCGGCAAGACCATCCTGTTCATCACCCACAGCGTCGACGAGGCGGTGTTCCTGGGCTCACGGGTGCTGGTGATGAGCCCCCGGCCCGGCCGGATCGTCCTCGACGTCCCGGCGGTCCTCCGCCAGGGCGGGGCCCGACTGCCGGCCGCCGAGATCCGCGCGTTCCCCGAGTACGTCGAGCTCTGCGAGCGGGTGCGCCACGCGATCCACGCCCCCGCGGGCTGA
- a CDS encoding DUF1905 domain-containing protein, which produces MELRFRGELVEWRGPAPYHFVVVPPEECAALDEVAPLVSYGWGMVPATLRVGGTEWATALWPRAGGYVVPVKDRVRHAESLSLGDPVDLIMTVHV; this is translated from the coding sequence ATGGAGCTGAGATTCCGCGGCGAGCTGGTCGAGTGGCGCGGTCCCGCGCCGTACCACTTCGTCGTGGTGCCGCCCGAGGAGTGCGCGGCCCTCGACGAGGTGGCCCCGCTCGTGTCCTACGGCTGGGGCATGGTCCCGGCGACGCTGCGCGTGGGCGGCACGGAGTGGGCCACCGCCCTGTGGCCACGCGCCGGCGGCTACGTGGTCCCGGTCAAGGACCGCGTGCGCCACGCCGAGTCCCTGAGCCTCGGCGACCCGGTCGACCTCATCATGACCGTCCACGTCTGA
- a CDS encoding MMPL family transporter has translation MHRQIAGRLTGRITKWVVAVIWLLVVIPMAGLAGQLTDVQNNEASSWLPESAESTRAIERLEPFRDPDAIPTIVVHRADGGTFDREQLATLREDLAEYADVDGVSGEVLGPFVSADGEAAQTIVTFDFGSEGWNRMPDAAEDLREIAATDATTVYIAGPGGQAADAAEAFEGIDTTLILLTLGVVVVILLLTYRSPVLWLLPILAAVVAYFTSGGVVYLLAKYADLTVNGQSQAILGILVIGAGTDYALLLTARYREELRRHDDRHEAMAVALHRAAPAILASAATVCAGMLCLLAADLNSTRGLGPVAAVGIAVTFLVMVTFLPALLVICGRWVFWPKRPAFGSPEPTSSGFWARVGEAIRPRPRAVWVVTAAILAVACLGWLRLDTQGLATEDSYTVELESIDGQEVLTDHGLVDQSNTVQVVTDTDSVPAVVDALAGVDGLVPAERPVVQGDTAFVEAVLDGADVSSTEAFDVVEAARDAVHAVPGTDSLVGGTSAVYLDTKTAANRDNLVIIPLILVVVLLILMALLRALVAPLVLIATVVLSFGAALGISALLFEYVFGFAGSDPGFPLFAFVFLVALGIDYNIFLMTRVREETAVRGTRQGALVALASTGGVITSAGVVLAATFLMLGTIPVVFLAELGVTVALGVLLDTLVVRSVLVTALTLDIGSRMWWPSRLDRTGPPEDRAPAPEAALRG, from the coding sequence ATGCACCGACAGATCGCAGGACGACTGACCGGCAGGATCACCAAGTGGGTGGTGGCCGTCATCTGGCTGCTCGTGGTGATCCCGATGGCCGGGCTCGCCGGTCAGCTCACCGACGTGCAGAACAACGAGGCGTCGTCGTGGCTGCCGGAGTCCGCGGAGTCGACGCGGGCGATCGAGCGCCTCGAGCCGTTCCGTGATCCCGACGCCATCCCGACGATCGTCGTGCACCGCGCCGACGGCGGCACCTTCGACCGCGAGCAGCTGGCCACGCTCCGCGAGGACCTGGCCGAGTACGCCGACGTGGACGGCGTCTCCGGGGAGGTCCTCGGCCCGTTCGTCTCCGCTGACGGCGAGGCCGCCCAGACGATCGTCACCTTCGACTTCGGCTCCGAGGGCTGGAACCGGATGCCCGACGCCGCGGAGGACCTGCGCGAGATCGCCGCCACCGACGCCACCACGGTCTACATCGCCGGGCCCGGCGGGCAGGCGGCGGACGCCGCCGAGGCCTTCGAGGGCATCGACACCACGCTGATCCTGCTGACCCTCGGCGTGGTGGTGGTGATCCTGCTGCTCACCTACCGCAGCCCGGTGCTCTGGCTGCTGCCGATCCTCGCGGCGGTGGTCGCCTACTTCACCTCCGGCGGGGTGGTCTACCTCCTGGCGAAGTACGCCGACCTCACCGTCAACGGCCAGTCCCAGGCGATCCTGGGAATCCTGGTGATCGGGGCCGGCACCGACTACGCGCTGCTGCTCACCGCGCGCTACCGCGAGGAGCTGCGCCGCCACGACGACCGTCACGAGGCGATGGCCGTGGCGCTGCACCGCGCCGCCCCCGCGATCCTCGCCAGCGCCGCGACGGTGTGCGCGGGCATGCTCTGCCTGCTCGCCGCCGACCTCAACTCCACCAGGGGCCTCGGCCCGGTCGCGGCGGTCGGCATCGCCGTCACCTTCCTGGTGATGGTGACCTTCCTGCCGGCCCTGCTGGTGATCTGCGGGCGCTGGGTGTTCTGGCCCAAGCGGCCGGCGTTCGGCTCCCCCGAGCCGACCAGCAGCGGGTTCTGGGCGCGGGTCGGCGAGGCGATCCGCCCGCGGCCGCGCGCGGTGTGGGTCGTCACCGCCGCGATCCTGGCCGTCGCCTGCCTCGGCTGGCTGCGCCTGGACACCCAGGGACTGGCCACCGAGGACTCCTACACCGTCGAACTGGAGTCGATCGACGGCCAGGAGGTGCTGACCGACCACGGGCTCGTGGACCAGTCCAACACCGTGCAGGTGGTCACCGACACCGACTCGGTGCCGGCCGTGGTGGACGCCCTCGCGGGCGTGGACGGCCTGGTGCCGGCCGAGCGCCCCGTGGTGCAGGGCGACACCGCGTTCGTGGAGGCGGTCCTGGACGGCGCGGACGTCTCCTCCACCGAGGCCTTCGACGTCGTCGAGGCGGCCCGCGACGCGGTGCACGCCGTACCCGGCACGGACTCGCTGGTCGGCGGCACCTCCGCCGTCTACCTCGACACCAAGACCGCCGCCAACCGCGACAACCTGGTGATCATCCCGCTGATCCTGGTGGTGGTGCTGCTGATCCTGATGGCGCTGCTGCGCGCCCTGGTCGCGCCGCTGGTGCTGATCGCGACGGTGGTGCTGTCCTTCGGTGCGGCACTCGGCATCTCGGCGCTGCTGTTCGAGTACGTCTTCGGCTTCGCCGGCTCCGACCCAGGGTTCCCGCTGTTCGCGTTCGTCTTCCTCGTCGCCCTCGGCATCGACTACAACATCTTCTTGATGACGCGCGTGCGCGAGGAGACCGCGGTGCGCGGCACGCGCCAGGGCGCGCTGGTCGCCCTGGCCTCGACCGGCGGCGTGATCACGTCGGCCGGCGTGGTGCTGGCCGCGACGTTCCTGATGCTCGGCACGATCCCGGTGGTGTTCCTCGCCGAGCTCGGCGTCACCGTCGCGCTCGGGGTCCTGCTCGACACCCTGGTGGTCCGCTCGGTGCTGGTCACCGCCCTCACCCTCGACATCGGCTCGCGGATGTGGTGGCCCAGCCGCCTCGACCGCACCGGACCTCCCGAGGACCGGGCCCCCGCGCCGGAGGCCGCCCTGCGCGGTTAG
- a CDS encoding bifunctional FO biosynthesis protein CofGH codes for MSQTTDRPTPQQVRRALARAERGAALDVAEATALLAASGPDLDRLCAAAAKVRDAGLVAAGRPGLVTYSPKVFIPVTRLCRDRCHYCTFVETPGQAAREGRAPYLSPDEILDIARQGAELGCLEALFTLGDRPEDRWPEAQAWLDEQGYDSTLAYVRAMAVRVLEETGLLPHLNPGVMSWEEMNRLKAVSPSMGMMLETTSRRLFETKGEAHFGSPDKDPELRLRVLEDAGRLAVPFTTGLLVGIGETLTERAETIFALRATARAYGAVQEVIVQNFRSKPDTAMRHTDDLDLEEYRAAIAVTRLVLGPKARVQAPPNLVDLEECRALLGAGVDDWGGVSPLTPDHVNPERPWPSLERLRALTDECGFELAPRLTVHPEYVVPSLTGGTPWVDPRLHRHVAALAILEGPRAGLARPGVRPVGLPWQEPDGGFASAGRTDLHAAVDSEGRSADRRGDFESVYGDWDAVRAAAVSTGTGAVDGGSVDGAPAVLTAEGRDALAAAEADPGNLSDAHALTLMTAEGELLEEVCRLADHLRREAVGDTVTYVVNRNINFTNVCYVGCRFCAFAQRRTDSDAYSLSLDEVADRAAEAWDLGATEVCMQGGIDPELPATAYFDLVAAVKARVPEMHVHAFSPMEVVNGTARTGLSIEDFLIKAREAGLGSLPGTAAEILDDEVRWVLTKGKLPARTWIEIVSTAHRLGIPTTSTMMYGHVDNPRHWVGHLRVLSRIQDESREAGRTGFTEFVPLPFVHTSAPIYLAGVARPGPTLRDNLAVHALARILLHGRIDNIQTSWVKLGVEGTRAMLRAGANDLGGTLMEETISRMAGSEHGSAKTIEELVEIGSGIGRPVAERTTTYQPR; via the coding sequence GTGAGCCAGACCACCGACCGTCCCACCCCGCAGCAGGTACGACGGGCGCTCGCGCGAGCCGAGCGCGGCGCGGCCCTCGACGTGGCGGAGGCGACCGCGCTGCTCGCGGCGAGCGGCCCCGACCTGGACCGGCTGTGCGCGGCCGCGGCCAAGGTCCGCGACGCCGGGCTGGTGGCCGCGGGGCGCCCCGGCCTGGTGACCTACTCGCCCAAGGTGTTCATCCCGGTCACCCGGCTGTGCCGCGACCGGTGCCACTACTGCACGTTCGTCGAGACCCCGGGCCAGGCCGCCCGGGAGGGGCGCGCGCCGTACCTCTCCCCCGACGAGATCCTCGACATCGCCCGCCAGGGTGCCGAGCTCGGCTGCCTGGAGGCGCTGTTCACCCTCGGTGACCGTCCCGAGGACCGTTGGCCCGAGGCGCAGGCCTGGCTCGACGAGCAGGGCTACGACTCGACCCTGGCCTACGTGCGCGCGATGGCCGTGCGAGTGCTGGAGGAGACCGGCCTGCTGCCCCACCTCAACCCCGGCGTCATGTCGTGGGAGGAGATGAACCGACTCAAGGCGGTCTCCCCCTCGATGGGGATGATGCTGGAGACCACCTCGCGGCGGCTCTTCGAGACCAAGGGCGAGGCCCACTTCGGCTCCCCCGACAAGGACCCCGAGCTGCGCCTGCGGGTGCTCGAGGACGCCGGGCGCCTCGCGGTGCCGTTCACCACCGGTCTGCTGGTCGGCATCGGGGAGACGCTCACCGAGCGCGCCGAGACGATCTTCGCGCTGCGCGCCACCGCCCGCGCCTACGGCGCGGTGCAGGAGGTCATCGTCCAGAACTTCCGGTCCAAGCCGGACACCGCGATGCGCCACACCGACGACCTCGACCTCGAGGAGTACCGCGCCGCGATCGCGGTCACCCGGCTCGTTCTCGGCCCGAAGGCGCGCGTCCAGGCGCCGCCCAACCTCGTCGACCTCGAGGAGTGCCGCGCCCTGCTCGGCGCCGGCGTCGACGACTGGGGCGGGGTCTCCCCGCTCACCCCCGACCACGTCAACCCCGAGCGCCCCTGGCCCTCGCTGGAGCGGCTGCGCGCGCTCACCGACGAGTGCGGCTTCGAGCTCGCCCCGCGCCTCACCGTCCACCCCGAGTACGTCGTGCCCTCGCTCACCGGCGGCACCCCGTGGGTCGACCCCCGCCTGCACCGCCACGTCGCCGCGCTGGCGATCCTCGAGGGCCCCCGCGCGGGTCTCGCGCGCCCCGGCGTACGACCGGTGGGGCTGCCGTGGCAGGAGCCGGACGGCGGGTTCGCGAGCGCCGGCCGCACCGACCTGCACGCCGCCGTCGACTCCGAGGGCCGCAGCGCGGATCGCCGCGGTGACTTCGAGAGCGTCTACGGCGACTGGGACGCCGTACGTGCCGCAGCGGTCTCGACGGGCACCGGAGCCGTCGACGGCGGCTCGGTCGACGGGGCACCGGCCGTGCTCACCGCCGAGGGACGCGACGCGCTGGCCGCCGCCGAGGCCGACCCGGGCAACCTCTCCGACGCCCACGCGCTCACCCTGATGACCGCCGAGGGCGAGCTGCTGGAGGAGGTCTGCCGGCTGGCCGACCACCTGCGCCGCGAGGCGGTCGGCGACACCGTGACCTACGTCGTCAACCGCAACATCAACTTCACCAACGTCTGCTACGTCGGCTGCCGCTTCTGCGCCTTCGCCCAGCGGCGCACCGACTCCGACGCCTACTCGCTGTCCCTCGACGAGGTCGCCGACCGGGCCGCCGAGGCCTGGGACCTCGGCGCCACCGAGGTCTGCATGCAGGGCGGCATCGACCCCGAGCTGCCCGCGACCGCGTACTTCGACCTGGTCGCTGCGGTCAAGGCGAGGGTGCCGGAGATGCACGTGCACGCCTTCTCGCCGATGGAGGTCGTCAACGGCACTGCCCGCACCGGGCTGTCGATCGAGGACTTCCTGATCAAGGCGCGCGAGGCGGGCCTCGGCTCGCTGCCCGGCACCGCCGCGGAGATCCTCGACGACGAGGTCCGCTGGGTGCTCACCAAGGGCAAGCTGCCGGCGCGCACCTGGATCGAGATCGTCTCCACGGCGCACCGCCTCGGCATCCCCACGACCTCGACGATGATGTACGGCCACGTCGACAACCCACGCCACTGGGTGGGTCACCTGCGGGTGCTGTCGCGGATCCAGGACGAGTCGCGGGAGGCCGGGCGCACCGGGTTCACCGAGTTCGTGCCGCTGCCGTTCGTGCACACCTCGGCGCCGATCTACCTCGCCGGTGTCGCCCGCCCCGGTCCCACGCTGCGCGACAACCTCGCGGTCCACGCGCTCGCCCGGATCCTGCTGCACGGGCGCATCGACAACATCCAGACCAGCTGGGTCAAGCTCGGCGTCGAGGGCACCCGCGCGATGCTCCGCGCCGGCGCCAACGACCTCGGCGGCACGCTGATGGAGGAGACCATCTCGCGGATGGCCGGCTCCGAGCACGGCTCGGCGAAGACGATCGAGGAGCTCGTCGAGATCGGGTCGGGCATCGGTCGCCCGGTCGCGGAGCGCACCACGACGTACCAGCCCCGCTGA
- a CDS encoding sugar ABC transporter permease, with amino-acid sequence MSSTLDPTSSPVAADVADERLIQGRGLGGLVAAGWSRLRGGELGALPVVFGLAIISLVFYSQEATFLSSRNLVSITQFAAPVGVISLGIVLVLLLGEIDLSVGSVSGFAAASMAVLVVDKSQSLWVGMLVGVLIGTAIGSFYAFLYTRIGVPSFVFSLAGLLAFQGALLYVLGDQGTIVLPIDSGLREFARERFLTDVQAYVLLAVVVAVYVGSQLLVARRRRAAGLTPPHLLLVAVKAALLLAGLGFLTYYLGIDRGWGYLFVLFAALVVAMDLVLRKTRWGRHVYAVGGNEEAARRSGIKVGRIYFSVFAAASTFAALGGILLAGQLTSVSQSSGTTDTNLTAIAAAVIGGTSLFGGRGTAYSALLGIMVLQAIQNGLNLMNVDSSVRFMVTGAVLLLAVAIDSVSRRVRSSSGRG; translated from the coding sequence GTGAGCAGCACGCTGGACCCGACGTCCTCCCCGGTCGCCGCCGACGTCGCCGACGAGCGGCTGATCCAGGGCCGCGGGCTCGGCGGCCTGGTCGCGGCCGGCTGGTCCCGCCTGCGGGGCGGCGAGCTCGGGGCGCTGCCGGTCGTGTTCGGGCTGGCGATCATCTCGCTGGTCTTCTACTCCCAGGAGGCCACGTTCCTGTCCTCGCGCAACCTGGTCTCGATCACCCAGTTCGCCGCGCCGGTCGGGGTGATCTCGCTGGGCATCGTGCTGGTGCTGCTGCTCGGCGAGATCGACCTCTCGGTCGGCTCGGTCTCGGGCTTCGCCGCCGCCTCGATGGCGGTGCTCGTGGTGGACAAGAGCCAGTCGCTGTGGGTCGGGATGCTCGTCGGCGTCCTGATCGGCACCGCGATCGGGTCGTTCTACGCCTTCCTCTACACCCGCATCGGCGTGCCCAGCTTCGTGTTCTCCCTCGCCGGTCTGCTGGCCTTCCAGGGCGCGCTGCTCTACGTGCTCGGCGACCAGGGCACGATCGTGCTCCCGATCGACTCGGGGCTGCGGGAGTTCGCGCGCGAGCGGTTCCTCACCGACGTGCAGGCCTACGTGCTGCTCGCCGTCGTCGTCGCGGTGTACGTCGGCTCCCAGCTGCTCGTGGCACGGCGTCGTCGCGCCGCCGGCCTCACCCCGCCGCACCTGCTCCTGGTCGCGGTCAAGGCCGCGCTGCTGCTCGCCGGGCTGGGGTTCCTCACCTACTACCTCGGCATCGACCGCGGCTGGGGCTACCTCTTCGTGCTGTTCGCGGCGCTGGTCGTCGCGATGGACCTGGTGCTGCGCAAGACCAGGTGGGGCCGTCACGTGTACGCCGTGGGCGGCAACGAGGAGGCCGCGCGCCGCTCCGGCATCAAGGTCGGACGGATCTACTTCTCCGTCTTCGCCGCTGCCTCCACCTTCGCCGCGCTCGGCGGCATCCTGCTCGCCGGTCAGCTGACCTCGGTCTCGCAGAGCAGCGGCACCACCGACACGAACCTGACCGCGATCGCGGCCGCAGTCATCGGCGGCACCAGCCTCTTCGGCGGCCGCGGCACGGCGTACTCCGCGCTGCTCGGCATCATGGTGCTCCAGGCCATCCAGAACGGCCTGAACCTGATGAACGTCGACTCCTCGGTGCGCTTCATGGTCACCGGCGCGGTGCTGCTGCTGGCCGTGGCCATCGACTCGGTGTCGCGGCGGGTGCGCTCCTCCAGCGGCCGCGGCTAG
- a CDS encoding ATP-binding cassette domain-containing protein, translating to MSTTTEQVGSGPAQGEAVLSLAGVHKRFGAVQALTDVHLEVAAGEVVALVGDNGAGKSTLVKVISGVYAPDDGEIVFGGRRVTVGGPAAAQALGIATVFQDLALCDNLDVVANLFLGQELHRAEVLDEVAMERESWRLLRTLSAKIPSVRIPVASLSGGQRQTVAIARALVGEPRIVMLDEPTAALGVAQTAEVLNLIERLRDTGLGVILVSHNMADVQAVADRIVVLRLGRNTAEFRAEEVNTEQLVAAITGASDNVVATRASRARQTHPEAEQ from the coding sequence ATGAGCACGACGACGGAGCAGGTGGGCAGCGGCCCGGCGCAGGGGGAGGCGGTCCTCTCCCTCGCCGGGGTCCACAAGAGGTTCGGTGCGGTGCAGGCGCTCACCGACGTCCACCTCGAGGTGGCCGCCGGGGAGGTGGTCGCCCTGGTGGGCGACAACGGTGCCGGCAAGTCCACGCTGGTGAAGGTGATCTCCGGGGTCTACGCCCCCGACGACGGGGAGATCGTCTTCGGCGGCCGACGCGTCACCGTGGGTGGCCCCGCGGCCGCCCAGGCGCTGGGCATCGCGACGGTCTTCCAGGACCTCGCGCTGTGCGACAACCTCGACGTCGTCGCCAACCTGTTCCTCGGCCAGGAGCTGCATCGGGCCGAGGTGCTCGACGAGGTCGCGATGGAGCGGGAGTCGTGGCGCCTGCTGCGCACCCTCTCCGCCAAGATCCCCTCGGTGCGGATCCCGGTCGCCTCGCTCTCCGGCGGGCAGCGCCAGACCGTGGCGATCGCGCGGGCCCTGGTGGGCGAGCCGCGGATCGTGATGCTCGACGAGCCGACCGCCGCGCTCGGTGTCGCGCAGACCGCCGAGGTCCTCAACCTCATCGAGCGGCTGCGCGACACCGGCCTGGGGGTGATCCTGGTCAGCCACAACATGGCCGACGTCCAGGCCGTCGCCGACCGGATCGTGGTGCTGCGGCTGGGGCGCAACACCGCGGAGTTCCGCGCCGAGGAGGTCAACACCGAGCAGCTGGTGGCCGCGATCACCGGCGCCTCGGACAACGTCGTCGCGACCCGCGCCAGCCGCGCCCGTCAGACCCACCCGGAGGCAGAGCAGTGA